Genomic segment of Pseudobdellovibrionaceae bacterium:
ACAGAAGTTAAGAATCTTATAGAAAAGAATTTCGACGTAAAAGTAGAGTCTGTGAAAACTTTAATCTGCCGTGGACGTTCAAAAAGAACTGTGCAAGGTCAAACTAAAGTCAAATATTGGAAGAAGGCTCTGGTAAAACTTAAAAAAGGCGAAAAACTGTCGCTATTTGAGGGAGCATAAGCATGGGAATTAGAGTTTTAAGACCTAGACATAACAGTTTAAGAAATCGCTCTGTTTCTGATTTTAAAGAGATCACAAAAGCAACTCCAGAAAAGAGTTTGACTGAGCCTTTAAATAAAAAAGCATCCAGAAACAACTTCGGTAGAATCACTATGCGCCATGCAGGTGGTGGACATAAAAGAAGATACCGTGTGATTGATTTCAAAAGAATCAAGAGAGACATCGAAGGTACAGTAGCTGCGATTGAGTACGATCCAAACAGAACGTGCCGTATTGCTCTGATCAACTACCCTGATGGTGACAAGGCTTATATCTTGGCTCCAGTAGGATTAGAGGTTGGAAGCAAAGTGATCTCGAGTAACAAAGCTGATATCAAGCCAGGTAACTGCTTAGATTTAGCTGTGA
This window contains:
- the rplW gene encoding 50S ribosomal protein L23; this translates as MIGVIKRPLVTEKISMLSEKGIYAFEVDRKATKTEVKNLIEKNFDVKVESVKTLICRGRSKRTVQGQTKVKYWKKALVKLKKGEKLSLFEGA